Sequence from the Methanobacterium alkalithermotolerans genome:
TCACATCTGCTGCATCATAAACCTTCTGCGGAAGATCTTCCTTTTGCTGGGTAGTTAAAACCCCTAAATCTGCTTCCTTTAAAGCTAAAATATCATTGGATCCATTACCCACCATCATCACCTGGTACTTTTTTTTAAGTTCTGCCACAATCTCCTTTTTCCGACGGGTATCTGCGGTGGGAAATACATTTTCCGGGGGAATGGAAAGGTAACTGGCCAGTTGTTTAAGGGATCCTTTACGATCTCCTGAAGCAATAAAAATACTCACCTCTTTCTTCTTAAGATATTCCACCACAGATCGAACTTCCGGGAATATCCTGCCTCCGGAACTGATGGTAAATTCCACCTGGCCCCGGGCCATATCTATGATGAAACCAGAACCACTGCATATTTCCACATCATAGTCTTTATCTACAACGGCCTGAATGGTATCCTGAATATCTTTTAAAGTTGAATTATCATTTTCAAGTGCTTTTAATACTTCTTTTTTAGTATAATCCTGGTAAGAATAACTTATATCAAAACTAACCTTGTTACGGGTTATGAATTCATAAATAGTTTGCCTGGATTGGGCATTAAGAAGACATTTACCTGGATCAGTCTGCAGCACCACCAGTGCCAGATCAGGGGTATAATCAATAACGTCCATGGAATTCAGATGATCGCAAATCTCTCCAGTTTTTATATGTTTCAATACCCGATCCCTTCTAATAAGGGTTCCAGAGTTATCAAAAACCACTGCCTGGGGCTTCATATATAGGAATGGGATCACCTCATTTAAAAACTATACTCACTTACTCTGAAATAGAAACTTTAATAAAAAGTCTTAAAAATTCCAGGGAATCTTAATTACTAAAAAATGAATAATTAAAAACTTATTTTAAATGCATTTAAAATAAAATAAGCACCGATAATCACTAGAAAAAGTCCACAGACCTGGAGAATGTTTTGGTGGGTCTGGGGTTTCATTTTACGGGATCCCCGTGAACTTAAAAAAGACACGGTACTGTACCATAATAAATCCGAAGACCAGTGACCAATTAAAAAGCCTGAAATCCCCACCAGGCCGGCTAGAGCAACCCCCTGGAATAAAAATGCACCTCCAATAGTGGCCCACCATATAAAAAAATAGGGATTACTTATGCTGCTTAATATACCCTCTAAAACTGAATGGGATTTAGATTTCAATTTTAAATTCCCTTCCGGGACTTTGAGGTAGGGTTTGCTTTTTACCATCTGAAGACCCATCACTATGAGTACCAATCCGCCTATTAATCCTATTATAAATGTCGCTGGAGCAGAACCAATCAACCATCCTAAGCCGGCAAATAAGAGAATTACCAGGATGATTTCACTTATAATATGGCCGGAAATTATCAATGGTCCGGCTATAAATCCTTTTTCTACAGAATCGGAAATGGTAACACTTAACATAGGCCCCGGGGCCAGTGCTCCGGATAGTCCCACTAAAAAAGAAGTGGCAGTAAATAAGGCCAATTCCATCATAAAATCACTAATCTTATTTTTTTAAAATGAATATTTGATTAAATTATTTAATTGCATTTATTGAGTATCATGGTAATCTGGTTAATATGATAATCAATCTCTTCTATCTGATCTTTTCTAAGTGATCTGGTACGACTTAAATGTCTGAAGCGCTCCAATACGTGGTTCATTTTATTTAAGACTTCCAAGAGGTAGACTCCTTGCTGATACATAAAATCACCACATATATATTGGCCCTTCCTGAATATAAATATGTATTTTTTTAAAAGATACCCGAAAATGGATTATTCCAGCAGATTTATCTTATGGCCCTTTTTACCTGCACTTGCTTTATTATAAATTGTCCAGGCGGTGGTAATATCCTGTACAGCTAATCCGGTGGAATCAAAAATAGTTATATCCTCATCAGACATTCGGCCAGGTATTTTACCGTTAATCACATCCCCTAATTTTCCCTTCAGGTCCTCTTTTTTCAGGATCCCCTGGGATAGAGGGACATTTATCTCTCCACTATGGCTGGCCTGATCCCAGCAATCAATAAATACTCGGGATTTAACTAAAATTGATGATTCTAACTCCTGTTTTCCAGGTGCATCTGCCCCCATGGCATTTATATGGGTCCCGGGAGATATCCATTCACTTTTTATAATGGGATCATCCACCGGGGTTACGGTGACCACCGCGTCTTTATTTTTAACCGCATTTTGAATACTGTCCACCGCTTTAACCGGGATATCATATTTTTCTGTCATGTTCCGGGCAAAATTTTCACGGGAAGAACAGGTACGGCAATACACCTGAGCCTCTTTAATATCCATCACTTCATTAAGGGCCATAAGTTGAGTATAAGCCTGTTTACCTGCTCCTACAATCCCCACTATTTCCGAGTTATCCCGGGCCAGGTGTTTGGCCGCTACTCCTCCAGCCGCCCCGGTACGCATATTGGTTATCCAGGTACCATCCATTATGGCCAGGGGAAAACCAGTTTCAGGATCCACCAGCTCAATTACAGCCATAACCGTAGGAAGATCATGTTTTTGGGGATTCTCCGGGTGGACATTAACCATTTTAACTCCTGCTTTTCTCATTTCTTCCAGATAACAGGGCATTATTCTGAGATCTCCCTTAAATTCATTAAAATAAAGATATTCTTTAGCTGGCATCTGGATGTTTTTCCGGGAGTGTTCCACATAGGCGGTTTCCACATCTTGCAAGACGTCTTTCATTTCAACTAGCTGTTTAATTTCACTTTGATTTAGAATAATAGTTTCAGGCATGATGTCATCCTTCTTAGGGGGTATAAAACCAGGAGGTAGTTTTTGAGTATTATTCCTAAACTTATAAATTTAACTATTGGTGTATAATAGTTCACTTTATGAGAATATTCAAATCAGGAAAGGCACTTTCTTTTTATACTCCTCATAGTCTGGATTTTCCTTTAAAATTTCTTCTTCTTCCTTTTTAGAGACCTTTAAATACTTATAAATTAATATTGGACTAAAAATCAGGGTTAAAGGAGTGGGCCACCCATAAAACCATCCCAGTATAACCAGTATAAATCCCAGATACTGGGGATGGCGACTGTAAGCATAAATTCCTTTATCCACCAGATTATCATCTTTAGAATTACGGTAGAGGGTAATCCAGCTTATGGTAATCAGTAAAGTTCCTCCTATGATTAAAATGGAACCATATAACATGGCCAGGTCCATGCCCAGCTCCACCCCCATAAAATTAATTACCAGCAGATTAGGAGGTAGCTGGGTTCCCGGCACAAAGAAATACTTAGAGGCCAGTAAAATGGTTAAAGGGATCCCATACATTTCCACAAATAAAGAAACAAAAAATGCAGTTACCAGACCATATTCCACCCATTGGGCTTTCCGGCGATAAGATAATGGTATTAAAAATGCTAAAAAGATTATAATAAAAAAAACCACCACCTGCCACTGTTGGGTGATCACCATGGTTATGATATTACTGCTCAGGTAGACCTGAAAATGCAAATAGAAATCTGAAACAAAAAATAAGGGCACCGAAAGTAGCATAATCAAAAAAATCTTAAAACCCGGATTGCGCGGTGTTTTCATAGTATCTGACCCTGGACGCACTCTATATTCTTAAGGTAGGAATTTAATTTAATTTAAATCCTTCATGAGCATATATTAACTACATATTATAAGAATTATTTTATAAGTTCCATGGTAAATTTATCTATTAGCAACCTTTTATTATCTGGAAAAAGTATAACATATTATTCAACTTAGTAGTCTTAAGAATCTTATATGATATTATAACCTTCAAAATTCAGTAAGGACATTTATAAGGTGTTATTATGAATATTCTGGAAAAATCAGAATTAATAAAAAATCAGGAACTCACAGCCCGGGAAAACGTGGAAAGATTTTCAGAGATAATTGACCAGAAAAACCCTCAAATCAATGCTTTTCTGGAGATTAATAAGGAACAGGCCCAAAAAAAAGCTCTTGAAATCGATCATCGCCTTAAAGAGGGGGAGAAAGTTGGTAAACTGGCCGGACTGGTTATTGGTATTAAGAGCAATATCAATGTGGAGGATTTCACCATATCTGCGGCCTCTCCCACTCTGGAAAACTATCTGGGGAGCTATGATGCGACCGTTGTAAAAAGGATAAAAGAAGAAGATGGCATAATAATGGGAATGACCAATATGGATGAGTTTGCTGCTGGTAGTTCTACTGAAAGTTCCTATTATGGTCCTACCAACAACCCGGCTGCACCAGGTTTAATACCCGGAGGATCCAGTGGAGGGAGTGCTGCTGCTATTGCCGCTGGCATGTGTGACCTGACCCTGGGATCAGATACTGGAGGATCTATTCGTAATCCGGCTTCCCATTGTGGAGTAATGGGATTTAAACCCACCTATGGTGCGGTGTCCCGGCAGGGATTACTGGATCTGGCCATGAGCCTGGATCAAATCGGGCCTTTTGCTGATGATGCATCTGGAATTGCACTTATGCTGGAGAGTATCGCGGGATGGGATCCTCAGGAATGCACTTCCATGGAGTGGGAGGTACCATCTTTTAGTAATCTGGTGGGTGAAGATGGAAAAGAAACACTAAAAGGAATGAAGCTGGGCATAGTAAAACAATTCCAGGAGGTCACGGATAAGCCCATAGTTAAAATTATTGAAAAATCCATTGACCAAATGCAGGAGATGGGGGCAGAAGTAGTGGAATTAAGCTTCGATTATATAGATTTATGCCTGCCTACTTACTACCTGATAAACTATGTGGAATTTTTCTCTGCCACCCGAAAGTACGATGGCCGAAAATATGGTTCCAAAATAGAAGAAGTGTGTGGAGATGAAGTACTCCGTAGAATTCACATGGGATCCTACATATCTCAGAAAGAATTCAGTGGAAAATACTATAAAAAAGCCCTCCAGGCCCGCTCTTTGATCAGAAAAGAAATAACACGGCTCTTGAAGGATGTGGATTTACTGGTAGGTCCCACTGTACCTAAACTACCTCATAAGGTGGGAGACACTCTGGAACCTCTGGAAATGTATGCTTATGATGTGCTGACGGTTATGGCCAATCTGGCAGGTATACCTGCCGGTAGCCTCAAAGCAGGAGAAGTTAAGGGAGTGCCGGTGGGATTGCAAATGCAGGGTAAACCACTGGAAGATGCAAAGATTATACAGGCCATGGATGCTTTTGAAAATATAAATAAATAAAACTTATCTCTTAAACCCCCCTATTTTTTTTTAAAATATGACCACTAATAAGGCTAAAATATGAAAATCGGACTGGTATATGTTAAAGGAGCGGTTCCTGGTTTTGAAGACTTTGGATTCTTACCAACTCACCTGCTTAAAGGCAATGGTATGGTTAAAGGCGAAAAAGCCCATAAAGTATTAGATGGCCTGATAATACCCGGAGGCAGTATCATGGAATCAGGAAGCCTGACTGGTGAACTGGGAGAGGAAATCCACCGGATGAACCAGGAAGGTAAATTCATTCTGGGTATTTGTTCTGGTTTCCAGGTACTGGCCCAAAAAACAGATATCGGCCGCCGGTCACCCTGTCCCATCATAAAAGAAGGTTTAGGGATTCTGGATGTTAGCTTCAGCCCCCTGATAAGCAATGACCAGGTGGAGGCCACCATTGTGGATGAATCTTTTCTAACCCGGGGACTGCGTGGAGAAACCATATCTGGATTTCACTGCCATACCTATGGTCAACTGGAAGGAGAAGGCCCAACTATTTTAAAATCAAAAATAAAACGGGTTAATTATTCTGATAGCCCTCAGGAAGTAGTTGCTGGTGTAAAAAATCTTGAAGGAAATGTGGTGGGTACCATGCTCCATGGGTGTCTGGATGAAAATCCTGCTCTGGTTGAAAACATACTGGAATTTTTAGGAGCCAGTGAAAAACAAGTTCAGGGCATTTATAATGATAATAAAGAATTATTAAAGAAAATAAAACAGGAAGTAGGAATAGAAACAGGATTAAAGCCATCTGAAAATGTTAATAAAACCATGAATAAATTCCGGGAAGGTGCAGATAGGATACCCCCTACTTTAATGATTGCCAGCACCGGATCAGATTCAGGAAAAACATTCATATCCACTGGCCTGGCCGGAGCTTTATATAAAAAAGGACTTAAAGTAGCTATTTTGAAGGTGGGGCCGGATATCCGGGACATAGTACCGGCCCTGTACCTCACCAAGGGAAAAATGGAGAAATATTCCTCCATAAAAATAGGGCATCTGGGCTGGATGGAACTTACTTTAGCCCTTGAAAATTTAAAAAAGAATCAATTTGATCTGGTTATTATAGAAGGTGTCATGGGAGTCTTCACCGGGATTTTAAATGAAAAAATACCATACTCTGGGGCAGAAATTGCCCTTGCTGCTAATATTCCAGTTATTATGGTATCCGGGTGTAATAAAGGCGGAATAGAGACTGCTGCTGTGGATGTGGTGTCTCAGGTTAAGCTCTTAGAAAAAATGGGAATAAAAGTCCCGGGAATAATCCTTAACCGGGTTTATAATCAGGATATCTTCCACCATGTAAAAAAATATATTAAAAAAGAGACCCGAACCCGGCAGGTAATGGCTTTACCTAAAGTCAAAATGAAACAAAGGGGCACCACCCCGGAGGTGGAAATAAAACTAGAGGAATTTTGTATTTCTGCACTTAAAACTGCGGAAGAACATCTGGACCTTAATAAAATATTAATGATGGCCCACGAACCTGAATTTAGTGGATACTTAACCCGGGAAGATATTGAAAACTTTTTTTAAATTCTAATCCTCTATTTCTTCTTCAAATAGATCTTCCCCATCATTGTGTATCTCGATACCATTACTGCCAATACCATAGGATAAAAACTGGGTGGGGGTTTTAGTGCTCCTCATTTTTATAATGTCCATCACTCTCTCCCTACGTCCTGTGTAGGGGTTTTCCCGTCGGGCTAATTTTATAGCACCATAAACTGAAAAAAGGGCCAGTTCATTGAATTCATGGGATGTGGCTGAGTCGAGTATTAACACCGAGGTAATTCCCCTTTGCTTTAATTCATAAACCAAAAGATCAAACTGGTTACGGAAATCATAAGGGGTTAACTTAGCAGTATATCCTCCTAAACTATCTATAATCACCACTTCCGTTTCCGGGGGTATGTCATGTAATATTTTGGTAAAATTACCCTTCATAGGATCCATATCCATACTGATTTCTGCTTCAGTTATTCTGGCCCGGATCCCGGTTAATTCAATAAAGGTGAGCATTCCTTTTTCTTCCAATTCCTGGGTATTCCAACCAAATGAATTAGCCTGCACATGCAAATCATAGGAATCTTCTTCAGCAGTAATATAAGCAGTACTATAACCCATATCACAGCTGCTTTTGGCAAACCTCAAACCAAATATTGTTTTCCCACAACCAGCGTCCCCGGTTATAAGAACTGATCTTCCTGCTGGAAAACCTCCCAATGCCTCGTCTAATCCATCTATGCCTGTTCCAATCCTCTCCATCATACCATCCCTCTTAATATTTCCATAATTATCAATTTTTCAGTATTTAACTAAAAGATCATCTAAGTTTTTAAGATTGCTTATTATATTAGGGGATATTAATTCCCTCTTAATCTTTTAAATATTTCTTGTAAGATTCTATAACGTCATCCCCATTTAAAAATACCATCTTATGCTTTTCGGCATATTTCCGGGCATCAGCAGTACTTAAAGATTCCCCATTTTCATCATCCATCATTTCACAGCAAACCGCCACCGGGGTAAGGCCAGCCATCTCCATAAGGGCAATACTCATTTCAGTATGGCCTTTTCTTTTAAGCACATGTCCTTCTGCCGCCCGGAGGAGGGTTACATGACCCGGTGCACGGAATAACTTACCTAAATCTGCTTGATTTTCATTTTTACAAAGCTTAGCCAGTTCCTTGATGGTGAAAGCCCGGTCATTATCAGTTATACCGGTGAAGGTTTCCCGATGATTCAGGGTAATTGAAAAGGCAGACTTCTCATCGTAAGGGATGTCCGTTGGCGACAATTCATTTAAAACCGGATATTTTCCAGCAGCAACTTCCATTATATCGGTCATAAAAGGTATGCCTAATTTTTGGGAGTGTTCTGAGGAAATAGGTACACATACCAGACCCCCGGCATCATTCCGGATACGGGTCATATGGGCACTGGTCATAAACTCCGCAGCAACAATCATGTCTGTTTCCCGTTCCCGGTTATCATTATCAAAAACTAAAACTATTTCTCCGTTTCTTAAGGCTTCTAATGCTTTTTGAATCATATAATCACTTGATAAGTTTTCAAATTAAATAAGGGTTGATTTTTCAAAGAATAAAATATTTTTATTAGAAAATAAGGCTTACTTCATCTCCATCCCGCAGATGCAGGGTTTTTCTAAGATTATCCCGGGCAATGAATTCTAAAAATTCTTCCGGGTGATGGGTCTTTACTGGAAAAATAACCGCCCCTTCCACCTTATCTTCCAGACGTGCTTTAAGCAACAAAACATCTCCAAACTTATCAGAACCATTAATCATCACTGTTTGCTGTTCTTTAGCTGGCTGGAGATTTTCTAAATTTTCTTCATCAATTAAAATATTTAAAGTTCCTTTAAATGGATTAAAACCTAATATTTCCTTAAACTGGGAGGAATATACTTCCTGTGACATGAAATACATGCCTTTTTGCGATCCAGATGTAACAAGACCTTTTATTTTCATAATAGCTTCCTCTTAATCCTTAAACAGTAATAAAATCTTAAGAATTACTATAATTCTAAACCAATTAAAATTACTATACTTATTACCCCATACTATTTAAATAATCATATACCGGTGAGGATATTAAAATATGTTATATTTAACTCACATTTAAATGACCCTTACCGGGATGACCTGAAAACTATATCCTCTCTAATGTCTTTTTTTAATTATTCATTTCTTCATCTTATCTAAAAATTATTTTATAATCATCTCTCCAGATGAGCTTCTATGGTGGAGAAGATAGGGCCCCGGATATCAATTTGTTTGTTATTTCCAGTGATGTAATTTAAAGCCACCTCATCCAGCAGGAGATTAATATCTGATAGCGAACGGGCAATGGTGCTTTTTACTTTAATCTCCTCCCTATTTCCCACCACCATTTCTTCTATGTGGTAGGCTGCCTGGGCGGCCAGGGATTCCATGTAACTTATCCTGGTAGATATCCCTTTTTCAACCGCCTTTTTAATAAAAGGATTGTCCAGCTGTCCTTCAGGAGGTATGCCCACAATATTTCCCTGATAAATGTATACCTGGTTTCTAGCAGCAGGGCCCAGTAATCTGGTGTTTTCTTCCTCTTCCCGGGCAATCACCTGGATATTTTTTCCTAAAAATTCTCCGGAAAATACCCGAAATTCACAGGGGGATGATGCAGATGCATTTTGATCCCATACCTTCAGAATGAGGTTCATAAGATTTTTACCATCCTGTGTAGCAGGATAATAATTTATAAAGAGCATGGTGGCCAGATCACGATCAGAAAGTTCCCATTTTCGGTATAATTGGGGATAAACCATTTCCCGGATATCCTTTTCCTGATGCAGCACCATAGCCATACGTTCTGCCCCCACACCCAGGTTCATTACTTCTTCTTCAATTCCATACCGGGCCAGGGCCAGGGGAGAGTACAATCCAAAGGTAGCAATTTCCACCCACTCTTTAAGCAGGGGATGGTAACCATAAACCTCGGTCTGGGTCCCTGGAATGTAATACTTGGATTTTTTCTCATCAGGAATATACTTGAATTTTTTAAATCCAAAATATTCCAGCAAACTTTCAGATACAGCTTTTCCCATATCCAGAGAAATTTCATCATCCACCACAACACAGGAAGCAGAATGATAGGTCATTAAATGACTTGAATCTTCTTTTTGCTCTCTTCTAAAGCACCGGTCAATTGAAAATAATTTTAAGGGTAATTTGGATCGATTATGTATATTCTGAAGTGAAATAAACCATCCGGAAGTCATATGGGATCGGAGGGTGGTTCTACCAGCCACGGGTTTCAACTGCTGAATTTCCGGGAAAACATGTTCCAGCACCCGTAACCCGATATGGTCTTCTGCTTCCAGGGAAGCAGATACATCATGCACCAGGTCGTCCCCACAAAGTTCCCCTTTTTTATATCCCCGGAATACCTTTTGAAGATCCTTTAAACGATCTTCATTCACTTCCACTCCCAGATTTTCAATTTTTTCTATTTTATCTATTCCCAATCCTATATCTGGCCGGGGTAGCCCTGCCAGGTAGAAACAACGGTCCAGCACCGCAGGAGCTTCTGGTCCAAACTGCTGATAAATATGATCTTCTTCAATAAAAACCGGGTTAATCATTTCACTAAAACCCAATCGTAGATAGGCCTGCCTTATCTCTCCGATGGTATCATATAAAAGGTGAGACTTGCCAGTACTGAGCCTCAACCGGGGGTACTGCTGGTCATGGTGGGGTTTTTTTAAAAGTTTTCCACTTTCAACCCAGGCCTTTTCAAAATCTTTTTTAGAAAGTTTAATAATCTTTTTTTTGTTCAAATTTCCACCCTCAAACTGGATTTTAATTTAGAATCAGTATTAATGCTTATAATAAATTATTTCTTTATTAAATATTAAAAAGTGAAATAATTACTTATGAGTTCATCATGATTTTTAATTAAATCTAAAATGCATGAGTTCACTATTTTTTTTAATGCACTTGAACATTAATTGGTTTTACTATCTTTATATTGATTTTCATATCATTATATTTTAAAATTGAGTTTGATTTATCGGGCCATCTATCACAAATTTAAATACCCATTATCATCAATTATCAAAACATGGAAAGCAAAATATATGAATGTGATGTGCTTATTATTGGGTCGGGAGGAGCTGGATGTAGGGCAGCCATAGAAGTCTCAGACCATAATTTAGAACCTTTAATAATTTCTAAGGGATTATCATTCAAATCAGGATGCACTGGGATGGCTGAAGGAGGCTATAATGCTGCTTTTGCCTTTGTGGACTGTGATGATAACCTGGATATTCACTACCA
This genomic interval carries:
- a CDS encoding HAD family hydrolase: MKPQAVVFDNSGTLIRRDRVLKHIKTGEICDHLNSMDVIDYTPDLALVVLQTDPGKCLLNAQSRQTIYEFITRNKVSFDISYSYQDYTKKEVLKALENDNSTLKDIQDTIQAVVDKDYDVEICSGSGFIIDMARGQVEFTISSGGRIFPEVRSVVEYLKKKEVSIFIASGDRKGSLKQLASYLSIPPENVFPTADTRRKKEIVAELKKKYQVMMVGNGSNDILALKEADLGVLTTQQKEDLPQKVYDAADVIIENIEEIKNLDF
- a CDS encoding LysE family transporter, with protein sequence MMELALFTATSFLVGLSGALAPGPMLSVTISDSVEKGFIAGPLIISGHIISEIILVILLFAGLGWLIGSAPATFIIGLIGGLVLIVMGLQMVKSKPYLKVPEGNLKLKSKSHSVLEGILSSISNPYFFIWWATIGGAFLFQGVALAGLVGISGFLIGHWSSDLLWYSTVSFLSSRGSRKMKPQTHQNILQVCGLFLVIIGAYFILNAFKISF
- the ala gene encoding alanine dehydrogenase, which encodes MPETIILNQSEIKQLVEMKDVLQDVETAYVEHSRKNIQMPAKEYLYFNEFKGDLRIMPCYLEEMRKAGVKMVNVHPENPQKHDLPTVMAVIELVDPETGFPLAIMDGTWITNMRTGAAGGVAAKHLARDNSEIVGIVGAGKQAYTQLMALNEVMDIKEAQVYCRTCSSRENFARNMTEKYDIPVKAVDSIQNAVKNKDAVVTVTPVDDPIIKSEWISPGTHINAMGADAPGKQELESSILVKSRVFIDCWDQASHSGEINVPLSQGILKKEDLKGKLGDVINGKIPGRMSDEDITIFDSTGLAVQDITTAWTIYNKASAGKKGHKINLLE
- a CDS encoding methyltransferase family protein, with the protein product MKTPRNPGFKIFLIMLLSVPLFFVSDFYLHFQVYLSSNIITMVITQQWQVVVFFIIIFLAFLIPLSYRRKAQWVEYGLVTAFFVSLFVEMYGIPLTILLASKYFFVPGTQLPPNLLVINFMGVELGMDLAMLYGSILIIGGTLLITISWITLYRNSKDDNLVDKGIYAYSRHPQYLGFILVILGWFYGWPTPLTLIFSPILIYKYLKVSKKEEEEILKENPDYEEYKKKVPFLI
- the gatA gene encoding Asp-tRNA(Asn)/Glu-tRNA(Gln) amidotransferase subunit GatA; protein product: MNILEKSELIKNQELTARENVERFSEIIDQKNPQINAFLEINKEQAQKKALEIDHRLKEGEKVGKLAGLVIGIKSNINVEDFTISAASPTLENYLGSYDATVVKRIKEEDGIIMGMTNMDEFAAGSSTESSYYGPTNNPAAPGLIPGGSSGGSAAAIAAGMCDLTLGSDTGGSIRNPASHCGVMGFKPTYGAVSRQGLLDLAMSLDQIGPFADDASGIALMLESIAGWDPQECTSMEWEVPSFSNLVGEDGKETLKGMKLGIVKQFQEVTDKPIVKIIEKSIDQMQEMGAEVVELSFDYIDLCLPTYYLINYVEFFSATRKYDGRKYGSKIEEVCGDEVLRRIHMGSYISQKEFSGKYYKKALQARSLIRKEITRLLKDVDLLVGPTVPKLPHKVGDTLEPLEMYAYDVLTVMANLAGIPAGSLKAGEVKGVPVGLQMQGKPLEDAKIIQAMDAFENINK
- a CDS encoding nucleotide-binding protein, which encodes MKIGLVYVKGAVPGFEDFGFLPTHLLKGNGMVKGEKAHKVLDGLIIPGGSIMESGSLTGELGEEIHRMNQEGKFILGICSGFQVLAQKTDIGRRSPCPIIKEGLGILDVSFSPLISNDQVEATIVDESFLTRGLRGETISGFHCHTYGQLEGEGPTILKSKIKRVNYSDSPQEVVAGVKNLEGNVVGTMLHGCLDENPALVENILEFLGASEKQVQGIYNDNKELLKKIKQEVGIETGLKPSENVNKTMNKFREGADRIPPTLMIASTGSDSGKTFISTGLAGALYKKGLKVAILKVGPDIRDIVPALYLTKGKMEKYSSIKIGHLGWMELTLALENLKKNQFDLVIIEGVMGVFTGILNEKIPYSGAEIALAANIPVIMVSGCNKGGIETAAVDVVSQVKLLEKMGIKVPGIILNRVYNQDIFHHVKKYIKKETRTRQVMALPKVKMKQRGTTPEVEIKLEEFCISALKTAEEHLDLNKILMMAHEPEFSGYLTREDIENFF
- a CDS encoding ATPase domain-containing protein, translating into MERIGTGIDGLDEALGGFPAGRSVLITGDAGCGKTIFGLRFAKSSCDMGYSTAYITAEEDSYDLHVQANSFGWNTQELEEKGMLTFIELTGIRARITEAEISMDMDPMKGNFTKILHDIPPETEVVIIDSLGGYTAKLTPYDFRNQFDLLVYELKQRGITSVLILDSATSHEFNELALFSVYGAIKLARRENPYTGRRERVMDIIKMRSTKTPTQFLSYGIGSNGIEIHNDGEDLFEEEIED
- the ribB gene encoding 3,4-dihydroxy-2-butanone-4-phosphate synthase; this encodes MIQKALEALRNGEIVLVFDNDNRERETDMIVAAEFMTSAHMTRIRNDAGGLVCVPISSEHSQKLGIPFMTDIMEVAAGKYPVLNELSPTDIPYDEKSAFSITLNHRETFTGITDNDRAFTIKELAKLCKNENQADLGKLFRAPGHVTLLRAAEGHVLKRKGHTEMSIALMEMAGLTPVAVCCEMMDDENGESLSTADARKYAEKHKMVFLNGDDVIESYKKYLKD
- a CDS encoding DUF120 domain-containing protein, whose translation is MKIKGLVTSGSQKGMYFMSQEVYSSQFKEILGFNPFKGTLNILIDEENLENLQPAKEQQTVMINGSDKFGDVLLLKARLEDKVEGAVIFPVKTHHPEEFLEFIARDNLRKTLHLRDGDEVSLIF
- the sepS gene encoding O-phosphoserine--tRNA ligase, encoding MNKKKIIKLSKKDFEKAWVESGKLLKKPHHDQQYPRLRLSTGKSHLLYDTIGEIRQAYLRLGFSEMINPVFIEEDHIYQQFGPEAPAVLDRCFYLAGLPRPDIGLGIDKIEKIENLGVEVNEDRLKDLQKVFRGYKKGELCGDDLVHDVSASLEAEDHIGLRVLEHVFPEIQQLKPVAGRTTLRSHMTSGWFISLQNIHNRSKLPLKLFSIDRCFRREQKEDSSHLMTYHSASCVVVDDEISLDMGKAVSESLLEYFGFKKFKYIPDEKKSKYYIPGTQTEVYGYHPLLKEWVEIATFGLYSPLALARYGIEEEVMNLGVGAERMAMVLHQEKDIREMVYPQLYRKWELSDRDLATMLFINYYPATQDGKNLMNLILKVWDQNASASSPCEFRVFSGEFLGKNIQVIAREEEENTRLLGPAARNQVYIYQGNIVGIPPEGQLDNPFIKKAVEKGISTRISYMESLAAQAAYHIEEMVVGNREEIKVKSTIARSLSDINLLLDEVALNYITGNNKQIDIRGPIFSTIEAHLER